One Plantibacter sp. Leaf314 DNA segment encodes these proteins:
- a CDS encoding RidA family protein, whose protein sequence is MSQIADRLAELDITLPTVVPPVAAYVPAVVSGDHVFTSGQLPMTDGKLPATGKVGEGDGLVSPADAKAYARTCALNALAAVESQIGSLDRVTRIVKVVGFVASDPAFTGQPGVINGASEVLGEIFGDLGVHARSAVGVAVLPLDSPVEVELIVEFA, encoded by the coding sequence ATGTCCCAGATCGCCGATCGACTCGCCGAGCTCGACATCACCCTGCCCACCGTCGTCCCGCCCGTGGCCGCGTACGTCCCCGCGGTCGTCTCCGGCGACCACGTCTTCACCTCCGGTCAACTGCCGATGACCGACGGCAAGCTCCCGGCCACCGGCAAGGTCGGTGAGGGCGACGGCCTCGTCTCGCCAGCGGACGCGAAGGCGTACGCCCGCACCTGTGCCCTCAACGCGCTCGCCGCGGTGGAGAGCCAGATCGGTTCGCTCGACCGCGTCACCCGTATCGTGAAGGTCGTCGGCTTCGTCGCCTCCGACCCGGCGTTCACCGGCCAGCCCGGCGTGATCAACGGTGCTTCCGAGGTCCTCGGCGAGATCTTCGGCGACCTCGGCGTGCACGCCCGTTCGGCTGTCGGCGTCGCGGTCCTCCCGCTCGACTCGCCGGTCGAGGTGGAGCTCATCGTCGAATTCGCCTAG
- a CDS encoding ribokinase, whose amino-acid sequence MQGPRIVVVGSLNADLVVRTARFPQPGETLTGSELAVIPGGKGANQAVAAGRLGGDVTMVGAVGDDANGSMLLESLSDAGVDVTRIARRDDTATGTAVITVDDAGENTIIVSPGANGTLAPERIGEAWSALDSAGVVCLCLEVPLETVLEAAQRGAAAGAVVLLNLSPFGPVPEELLQATGVLLVNEHEAAELTGIDPEVSGWAAMASALRDRGVRRAVVTTGAAGSVVIDESTDAVVVRSPKVTAVDTTGCGDAFMGALARRLAAGDTLVDAARFASAVGSFAATGAGAQASYPSEEQLEVFREEHPVASD is encoded by the coding sequence ATGCAGGGTCCACGCATCGTCGTCGTCGGGTCGTTGAACGCCGATCTCGTCGTCCGCACCGCCCGCTTCCCCCAACCCGGTGAGACGCTCACCGGTTCCGAACTCGCCGTCATCCCCGGCGGCAAGGGCGCCAACCAGGCGGTCGCCGCCGGACGGCTCGGCGGCGACGTCACGATGGTCGGCGCGGTCGGTGACGATGCGAACGGTTCGATGCTGCTCGAGTCGCTCTCGGACGCCGGGGTCGACGTGACCCGGATCGCGCGCCGGGACGACACGGCGACGGGTACGGCGGTGATCACCGTCGACGATGCCGGCGAGAACACGATCATCGTCTCGCCGGGAGCCAACGGCACGCTCGCGCCGGAGCGGATCGGCGAGGCATGGTCGGCACTGGACAGCGCCGGGGTCGTCTGCCTGTGCCTCGAGGTCCCGCTGGAGACCGTGCTCGAGGCCGCGCAGCGCGGTGCAGCGGCAGGCGCGGTCGTCCTGCTCAACCTCTCCCCGTTCGGCCCCGTGCCCGAGGAACTCCTGCAGGCGACGGGCGTGCTCCTCGTGAACGAGCACGAGGCGGCCGAGCTCACCGGCATTGATCCCGAGGTGTCCGGGTGGGCGGCGATGGCGTCCGCACTGCGCGACCGGGGCGTCCGACGAGCCGTCGTCACGACCGGGGCTGCCGGCAGCGTCGTGATCGACGAAAGCACCGATGCGGTCGTCGTGCGGTCGCCGAAGGTCACCGCGGTCGACACGACCGGTTGCGGTGACGCGTTCATGGGCGCCCTCGCCCGCAGGCTCGCCGCCGGGGACACGCTCGTCGATGCGGCACGGTTCGCCTCGGCGGTCGGGAGCTTTGCGGCGACTGGGGCCGGCGCACAGGCCTCGTACCCGAGCGAGGAGCAACTCGAGGTGTTCCGCGAGGAGCATCCCGTCGCCTCCGACTGA
- a CDS encoding MFS transporter, whose amino-acid sequence MAALLAACVAFQLNASMLSPALVSMARELNTDDATIGLSQTMFFTTAALFSVFLPRLSDIVGRKRVLTGMLVVMLIGTVVAALAVNVEMLFVGRIIQGVSGPVVPITLLMLRAEVTDPKRYGAMMGLITAVNGGIAGIDALAGGWLVTNHGFRSVFWTMAVVAAVAIVFVILWAANSQPSKGTRMDWWGVLPLVVSIAALLTAFNEAGKLAAANWLLVGGFVVVALVAFAIFWTVEKRVAEPLVATRYLRQRSTWALLLTTLLTMTGVFAVVNGLVTSIAQNADAGFSMEADLASLAFLTPYALVGWIVGPFAGRLAPTIGYLNVLRIGLVGSIVSIVVMALVGVHSLPVLIATTVLIGATYAGIGNIMLNGLGIVLSPKENPGFLPGLNAGAFNLGAGLSFVVLPAVQIAVAPNGGTSTAGYTSAMLVGAGVTAVALLVSFLIPKPASAEVRPADPVSAS is encoded by the coding sequence ATGGCCGCGCTGCTCGCGGCCTGCGTCGCCTTCCAGCTGAACGCCAGCATGCTGAGCCCGGCGCTCGTCAGCATGGCGCGCGAGCTGAACACCGACGACGCCACCATCGGCCTCTCGCAGACGATGTTCTTCACCACCGCCGCCCTGTTCTCCGTCTTCCTCCCCCGCCTCAGCGACATCGTCGGCCGCAAGCGCGTCCTCACCGGGATGCTCGTCGTCATGCTCATCGGCACCGTCGTCGCGGCCCTCGCCGTCAACGTCGAGATGCTGTTCGTCGGCCGCATCATCCAGGGCGTGTCCGGGCCGGTCGTGCCCATCACCTTGCTCATGCTGCGCGCAGAGGTCACCGACCCCAAGCGGTACGGCGCCATGATGGGCCTCATCACCGCGGTCAACGGCGGGATCGCCGGGATCGACGCCCTCGCGGGCGGCTGGCTGGTCACCAATCACGGCTTCCGGTCCGTCTTCTGGACCATGGCCGTCGTCGCAGCGGTCGCGATCGTCTTCGTCATCCTGTGGGCGGCGAACTCGCAGCCCTCGAAGGGCACGCGGATGGACTGGTGGGGCGTGCTCCCGCTCGTCGTCTCGATCGCGGCACTCCTCACCGCGTTCAACGAGGCCGGCAAGCTCGCAGCAGCGAACTGGTTGCTCGTCGGCGGCTTCGTCGTGGTCGCCCTCGTCGCGTTCGCGATCTTCTGGACCGTCGAGAAGCGCGTCGCGGAACCGCTCGTGGCGACCAGGTACCTCCGTCAGCGCAGCACGTGGGCCCTCCTCCTGACGACCCTGCTCACCATGACCGGGGTCTTCGCCGTCGTCAACGGCCTCGTCACCTCCATCGCGCAGAACGCCGACGCGGGGTTCAGCATGGAGGCCGACCTCGCCTCCCTCGCCTTCCTCACGCCGTATGCGCTCGTCGGCTGGATCGTCGGTCCGTTCGCCGGCCGTCTCGCGCCGACCATCGGCTACCTGAACGTGCTCCGCATCGGACTCGTCGGCAGCATCGTCTCGATCGTCGTCATGGCGCTCGTCGGCGTCCATTCCCTGCCGGTCCTCATCGCGACGACGGTCCTCATCGGCGCGACGTACGCGGGTATCGGCAACATCATGCTCAACGGGCTCGGCATCGTCCTGTCGCCGAAGGAGAACCCGGGGTTCCTGCCCGGGCTGAACGCGGGCGCCTTCAACCTGGGCGCCGGTCTCAGCTTCGTCGTGCTTCCGGCGGTGCAGATCGCCGTGGCACCGAACGGCGGGACGTCGACCGCGGGATACACGAGTGCCATGCTGGTCGGCGCGGGCGTCACCGCCGTCGCCCTCCTGGTCTCGTTCCTCATCCCGAAGCCGGCGAGCGCCGAGGTCCGTCCCGCCGATCCCGTTTCGGCGAGCTGA
- a CDS encoding transglycosylase domain-containing protein, protein MPEPRTPAKTVVQSVLGFVGLSVAAGVLATAAVTPAIAMTGLATSTGITVFDGLPDYLQLDSLAQKSSIYAKDSAGNPVLLASFYDQNRIEDSWDQISQFAKDAAVSAEDPRFFDHGGIDLAGTVRAVVNNAAGGSTQGGSSITQQYVKNVLVQKAEAIPDAAESKKAYEEATATTPERKLKEMRLAIGLEKTYGKEDILRGYLNISGFGGRVYGIEAAANYYFNTTAANLTLEQAATLLAIVNNPENLRIDRPDNADNGAANGYALTKTRRDYVLDQMLKEAKISQEQHDAAIAVPVTPTIVPPVTGCSAAASAAYFCDYVTNVLQNNEIFGATQEERWTNFKRGGYSVFTTLDLDLQGASQAAIDEYVPKTTTEADLGAVSVSVQPGSGRILAMAQNKDYSQDPDVLATGANYSAINYNTDQAYGGSAGFQPGSTYKIFTLTDWLKAGKGVNESINANRRSDWGTFTNSCVPGGTEQAEAGWSPRNDEGESGSYTVRRATQQSINTAFIAMAQELDLCDISKTAESMGVHRADGAPLNNSPATVLGTNEVAPLSMATAFATLAAGGKTCDPIAIDSITKPDGSTAEVPSANCRQSVDAKVAAAADDVLQGVVSNGTASASGSRTDGVGELIGKTGTTDNAEATWMSGASTTVATVVGTFNVSGHVNLRDTYIDGTQVASMRHLIWPEIMTAALAKYPGGDFPEADRATLQGDGSGGSGEDATPSPAPTADPTQAPTQAPTPAPGDEGGTGGTGEPGEPAAPGNGNNGTGNGTGNGPPD, encoded by the coding sequence ATGCCTGAACCACGTACCCCCGCGAAGACGGTCGTGCAGAGCGTCCTCGGCTTCGTCGGCCTGAGTGTCGCCGCCGGTGTCCTCGCGACCGCTGCGGTCACCCCCGCCATCGCGATGACGGGCCTCGCCACGTCCACGGGCATCACCGTCTTCGACGGTCTCCCCGACTACCTCCAGCTCGACTCGCTCGCCCAGAAGTCGAGCATCTACGCGAAGGACTCCGCCGGCAACCCGGTGCTCCTCGCCTCCTTCTACGACCAGAACCGCATCGAGGACAGCTGGGACCAGATCTCCCAGTTCGCGAAGGACGCGGCCGTCTCGGCCGAAGACCCGCGCTTCTTCGACCACGGCGGCATCGACCTCGCGGGCACGGTCCGCGCCGTGGTCAACAACGCCGCCGGCGGGTCCACGCAGGGTGGCTCCTCGATCACGCAGCAGTACGTGAAGAACGTGCTCGTGCAGAAGGCCGAGGCGATCCCCGATGCGGCCGAGAGCAAGAAGGCCTACGAGGAGGCGACGGCCACGACCCCGGAGCGCAAGCTCAAGGAGATGCGGCTCGCGATCGGTCTGGAGAAGACGTACGGCAAGGAGGACATCCTCCGCGGGTACCTCAACATCTCCGGGTTCGGCGGTCGGGTCTACGGGATCGAGGCCGCCGCGAACTACTACTTCAACACCACCGCCGCGAACCTCACCCTGGAACAGGCGGCGACGCTCCTCGCGATCGTCAACAACCCCGAGAACCTCCGCATCGACAGACCGGACAACGCCGACAACGGGGCCGCGAACGGATACGCCCTGACGAAGACCCGCCGGGACTACGTCCTCGACCAGATGCTCAAGGAGGCGAAGATCTCCCAGGAGCAGCATGACGCCGCCATCGCGGTGCCGGTGACACCGACGATCGTGCCGCCGGTCACCGGCTGCTCGGCTGCCGCGTCGGCGGCCTACTTCTGCGACTACGTCACCAATGTGCTGCAGAACAACGAGATCTTCGGTGCCACCCAGGAGGAGCGCTGGACGAACTTCAAGCGCGGCGGGTACAGCGTCTTCACGACCCTCGACCTCGATCTGCAGGGCGCATCACAGGCCGCGATCGACGAGTACGTGCCGAAGACCACCACCGAGGCCGACCTCGGCGCCGTCTCGGTGAGCGTGCAGCCCGGTTCGGGACGCATCCTCGCGATGGCGCAGAACAAGGACTACTCACAGGACCCCGACGTGCTCGCGACGGGCGCCAACTACAGCGCCATCAACTACAACACCGATCAGGCCTACGGCGGATCGGCCGGGTTCCAGCCCGGGTCGACGTACAAGATCTTCACCCTCACCGACTGGCTGAAGGCGGGCAAGGGTGTGAACGAGTCGATCAACGCGAACCGCCGATCCGACTGGGGCACCTTCACCAACAGTTGTGTGCCGGGCGGGACGGAACAGGCCGAGGCCGGATGGAGCCCACGGAACGACGAGGGTGAATCCGGTTCGTACACGGTCCGTCGGGCCACGCAACAGTCGATCAACACGGCCTTCATCGCGATGGCGCAGGAACTCGACCTCTGCGACATCAGCAAGACGGCCGAGTCGATGGGCGTGCACCGCGCCGACGGAGCACCGCTGAACAACTCCCCGGCCACGGTGCTCGGCACGAACGAGGTCGCTCCGTTGAGCATGGCGACGGCGTTCGCGACCCTCGCCGCCGGCGGCAAGACCTGCGACCCGATCGCCATCGACTCGATCACGAAGCCCGACGGCTCGACCGCCGAGGTCCCCTCGGCGAACTGCCGCCAGTCCGTCGACGCCAAGGTGGCGGCCGCCGCCGACGACGTCCTCCAGGGGGTGGTGTCGAACGGCACCGCCTCGGCCTCCGGCAGCCGCACCGACGGGGTCGGCGAACTGATCGGCAAGACCGGGACGACCGACAACGCCGAGGCGACCTGGATGAGCGGCGCGAGCACGACCGTCGCGACGGTCGTCGGCACGTTCAACGTCTCCGGGCACGTCAACCTCCGCGACACCTACATCGACGGCACGCAGGTCGCGTCGATGCGCCACCTCATCTGGCCGGAGATCATGACGGCCGCCCTGGCGAAGTATCCGGGTGGCGACTTCCCTGAGGCCGACCGCGCCACGCTGCAGGGCGACGGATCAGGTGGCAGCGGAGAGGATGCGACCCCGTCGCCAGCACCGACCGCCGACCCGACGCAGGCACCCACCCAGGCGCCGACACCGGCACCGGGCGACGAGGGCGGCACCGGCGGCACGGGTGAACCCGGTGAGCCGGCCGCGCCCGGGAACGGCAACAACGGCACCGGGAACGGCACCGGCAACGGCCCTCCGGATTGA
- the acs gene encoding acetate--CoA ligase — MSTHIDSLLHEDRRFPPSEAFAAQAIADAGLYEQASDDRLAFWADQSRELLTWSKPFTKTLDWSNPPFATWFEDGELNVAYNCLDRHVEAGNGDRIALHWEGEPGDSRSITYSELTAEVKRAANLFTSLGVSAGDRVAIYLPMIPEAIVSMLAVARIGAVHSVVFGGFSADSLRSRIDDAEAKLVITADGGYRKGKVSALKPAVDAALASRGELAEQATVDHVLVVRRGENDVEWTAGRDLWWHEAIADAEPEHDAQPFPAEQPLFILYTSGTTGKPKGILHTSGGYLTQTAFTHKNVFDLHPETDVYWCTADIGWITGHSYVTYGPLANGATQVLYEGTPDAPHPGRWWEIIEKYGVSIFYTAPTAIRSFMKLGRTIPKQFDLSSIRLLGSVGEPINPEAWMWYRKIIGNKLAPIVDTWWQTETGAIMVSALPGVTSTKPGSAQVPIPGISIDVVDEAGDAVGAGGGGLLVVTEPWPSMLRGIWGDPERFKETYWEKFWDVEGGPFYFAGDGARLDSDRDVWLLGRVDDVMNVSGHRLSTAEIESALVANEMVAESAVVGAADETTGQAVVAFVIIKESHLEQASGLADITGALRSWVGEQIGPIARPREVYLVNELPKTRSGKIMRRLLRDVAEGREVGDTTTLADTTVMQIITDKMVKNS, encoded by the coding sequence ATGAGCACTCACATCGACAGCCTGCTGCACGAGGACCGACGGTTCCCGCCGTCGGAGGCGTTCGCCGCACAGGCGATCGCCGACGCCGGACTGTACGAACAGGCCTCGGACGACCGACTCGCGTTCTGGGCGGACCAGTCCCGCGAACTGCTCACCTGGAGCAAGCCGTTCACCAAGACCCTCGACTGGTCGAACCCGCCGTTCGCGACCTGGTTCGAGGACGGCGAGCTGAACGTCGCCTACAACTGCCTCGACCGACACGTGGAGGCCGGCAACGGCGACCGCATCGCGCTCCACTGGGAGGGTGAGCCGGGCGACAGCCGCTCGATCACCTACTCCGAGCTCACCGCAGAGGTCAAGCGGGCCGCCAACCTCTTCACGAGCCTCGGCGTCTCAGCCGGGGACCGTGTCGCCATCTACCTGCCGATGATCCCCGAGGCCATCGTCTCCATGCTGGCCGTCGCCCGCATCGGTGCGGTGCACTCCGTCGTCTTCGGCGGGTTCAGCGCCGACAGCCTCCGTTCCCGCATCGACGACGCCGAGGCGAAACTCGTCATCACGGCCGACGGCGGCTACCGCAAGGGCAAGGTGTCCGCGTTGAAGCCGGCCGTCGACGCCGCACTCGCCAGCCGCGGAGAGCTCGCGGAACAGGCGACGGTAGACCACGTCCTCGTCGTCCGTCGCGGCGAGAACGACGTCGAGTGGACCGCCGGACGCGACCTGTGGTGGCACGAGGCGATCGCCGACGCGGAGCCCGAGCACGACGCGCAGCCGTTCCCCGCGGAGCAGCCGTTGTTCATCCTGTACACCTCCGGCACCACCGGCAAGCCGAAGGGCATCCTCCACACCTCGGGCGGGTACCTCACGCAGACGGCGTTCACCCACAAGAACGTCTTCGACCTCCACCCCGAGACCGACGTCTACTGGTGCACGGCCGACATCGGTTGGATCACCGGACACAGCTACGTCACCTACGGCCCCCTCGCCAACGGCGCGACCCAGGTGCTGTACGAGGGCACGCCGGACGCCCCGCACCCGGGCCGCTGGTGGGAGATCATCGAGAAGTACGGCGTCAGCATCTTCTACACGGCGCCGACGGCGATCCGCTCGTTCATGAAGCTCGGCCGGACGATCCCCAAGCAGTTCGACCTCTCGTCGATCCGCCTCCTCGGCTCGGTGGGCGAACCCATCAACCCCGAGGCGTGGATGTGGTACCGGAAGATCATCGGGAACAAGCTCGCCCCGATCGTCGACACCTGGTGGCAGACGGAGACGGGCGCGATCATGGTCTCGGCCCTCCCCGGTGTGACCTCGACGAAGCCGGGCAGCGCTCAGGTCCCGATCCCCGGCATCTCGATCGACGTGGTCGACGAGGCCGGCGACGCGGTCGGTGCCGGTGGCGGCGGGCTGCTCGTCGTGACCGAACCCTGGCCGTCGATGCTCCGTGGCATCTGGGGCGATCCGGAGCGGTTCAAGGAGACCTACTGGGAGAAGTTCTGGGACGTCGAGGGCGGACCGTTCTACTTCGCCGGCGACGGCGCCCGGCTCGACTCGGACCGCGACGTCTGGCTCCTCGGCCGCGTCGACGACGTGATGAACGTGTCCGGGCACCGGCTCTCGACCGCGGAGATCGAGTCCGCGCTGGTCGCCAACGAGATGGTGGCCGAGTCCGCCGTCGTCGGTGCGGCCGACGAGACCACCGGCCAGGCGGTGGTCGCCTTCGTCATCATCAAGGAGTCCCACCTCGAGCAGGCTTCGGGGCTCGCGGACATCACGGGCGCCCTGCGCAGCTGGGTCGGCGAGCAGATCGGGCCGATCGCCCGACCGCGCGAGGTCTACCTGGTGAACGAACTGCCGAAGACGCGCTCCGGCAAGATCATGCGTCGTCTCCTGCGCGACGTGGCCGAAGGCCGCGAGGTGGGCGACACGACGACGCTCGCCGACACCACCGTCATGCAGATCATCACCGACAAGATGGTGAAGAACAGCTAG
- a CDS encoding transglycosylase domain-containing protein encodes MPQQHRTATGVLGGLLGFLGLSVAAGVLVTATVTPALAVTGIATNSTINVFDGLPDYLALDELAQKSNIYATDSAGNPQLLASFYQQNRIEVGWDQINQFVKDAAIAAEDPRFYEHGGVDLTGTIRAVAISATGRDLQGGSSITQQYVKNVLVQKAEAITDEAKMKAAYEEATKTTPERKLKEMRMAIGLEKRYGKQDILRGYLNITGFGGRVYGIEAAANYYFNTTAANLTLEQAATLLAVVNNPSNLRFDQPENEVNGAADGYSKTKDRRDYILGKMLAEKKITQEQYDAAIVTVITPTITPSSTGCITAVNVSPGAGYFCDYVTRVFQNNPIFGATEDERWAAFNRGGYDVFTTLDLDLQYSAQTALDAYIPHASDQLDIGAVAVTVQPGTGRILAMAQNKDYASDEDTLALGSNYSAVNYNTDVDYGGSTGFQPGSTYKTFTLAEWLKEGHGLNEGVDGRKRSPWGTFKDSCADGGTVYAGSDWNPGNDEGGNGGQYTALQSTKLSINTGFIAMAKQLDLCGIRKTAESMGVHRADGGPLLQSPATVLGTNEVAPLSMATAFATFASGGTTCDPIAIDRVVKPDGTEIPVPAANCRVGLEANVAATANVALQATFNGGTTSSSRTGDGIPLIGKTGTTDNNEATWMSGASTQAATIVGVFNATGHVNLRRTYFDAGQVATIRHKIWPRIMLTANAKFGGSAFGDPDPSLINGQSVQVPDVAGKTIEEAQKLLEDAGFGFANGGAGDSALPAGQAASTNPSGTVPKGSIVTVYTSNGLLATVPDVSGAASYDEAKAALQSAGFANVGQKCAVDPAATTPKVTGVDPPAGTAARKDGKVTVTVSKTSC; translated from the coding sequence ATGCCTCAACAACATCGCACGGCCACCGGTGTGCTCGGCGGCCTCCTGGGCTTCCTCGGGCTGAGCGTCGCGGCGGGTGTCCTCGTCACCGCGACGGTCACGCCGGCCCTCGCCGTCACCGGGATCGCGACCAACAGCACGATCAACGTGTTCGACGGTCTCCCCGACTACCTGGCCCTCGACGAGCTGGCGCAGAAGTCCAACATCTACGCGACCGACAGTGCGGGCAACCCGCAGCTGCTCGCGTCCTTCTACCAGCAGAACCGCATCGAGGTGGGCTGGGACCAGATCAACCAGTTCGTCAAGGACGCGGCGATCGCTGCTGAAGACCCGCGCTTCTACGAGCACGGCGGCGTCGACCTCACGGGAACGATCCGAGCCGTCGCGATCAGCGCGACGGGGCGCGATCTGCAGGGTGGTTCGTCGATCACGCAGCAGTACGTGAAGAACGTGCTCGTGCAGAAGGCCGAGGCCATCACCGACGAGGCCAAGATGAAGGCCGCGTACGAAGAGGCGACGAAGACGACTCCGGAGCGCAAGCTCAAGGAGATGCGCATGGCCATCGGCCTGGAGAAGCGCTACGGCAAGCAGGACATCCTGCGCGGCTACCTGAACATCACCGGCTTCGGCGGGCGCGTGTACGGCATCGAGGCCGCCGCCAACTACTACTTCAACACGACGGCGGCGAACCTCACCCTCGAGCAGGCGGCGACGCTGCTCGCCGTGGTGAACAACCCGTCGAACCTGCGCTTCGACCAGCCCGAGAACGAGGTGAACGGCGCGGCCGACGGCTACAGCAAGACGAAGGACCGGCGCGACTACATCCTCGGCAAGATGCTCGCCGAGAAGAAGATCACGCAGGAGCAGTACGACGCGGCGATCGTCACGGTCATCACCCCGACGATCACGCCGTCGAGCACCGGGTGCATCACGGCCGTGAACGTGAGCCCGGGAGCGGGCTACTTCTGCGACTACGTCACGCGGGTGTTCCAGAACAACCCGATCTTCGGTGCGACCGAGGACGAGCGCTGGGCCGCCTTCAACCGCGGCGGCTACGACGTGTTCACGACCCTCGACCTCGACCTGCAGTACTCGGCACAGACCGCGCTCGACGCCTACATCCCGCACGCGAGCGACCAGCTCGACATCGGCGCGGTGGCGGTGACGGTCCAGCCCGGAACCGGGCGCATCCTCGCCATGGCGCAGAACAAGGACTATGCGAGCGACGAGGACACCCTCGCCCTCGGGTCGAACTACTCGGCCGTCAACTACAACACCGACGTCGACTACGGCGGGTCCACCGGCTTCCAGCCCGGATCGACGTACAAGACCTTCACGCTGGCCGAGTGGCTCAAGGAAGGCCACGGCCTGAACGAGGGCGTCGACGGCCGCAAGCGATCGCCGTGGGGCACGTTCAAGGACTCCTGCGCCGACGGTGGCACCGTGTACGCCGGCTCCGACTGGAACCCCGGCAACGACGAGGGTGGCAACGGTGGCCAGTACACCGCACTCCAGTCGACGAAGCTGTCCATCAACACCGGCTTCATCGCGATGGCGAAGCAGCTCGACCTCTGCGGCATCCGCAAGACGGCCGAGTCGATGGGCGTCCACCGCGCAGACGGCGGGCCGCTGCTCCAGTCCCCCGCGACCGTCCTCGGTACCAACGAGGTCGCGCCGCTCAGCATGGCGACCGCCTTCGCGACCTTCGCGTCCGGCGGCACCACCTGCGACCCGATCGCGATCGACCGCGTCGTGAAGCCCGACGGCACCGAGATCCCGGTCCCGGCGGCCAACTGCCGCGTCGGCCTCGAGGCGAACGTCGCGGCCACCGCCAACGTAGCCCTGCAGGCCACCTTCAACGGCGGCACGACGAGCTCGTCGCGCACCGGCGACGGCATCCCGCTCATCGGCAAGACGGGCACGACCGACAACAACGAGGCCACGTGGATGAGCGGTGCCAGCACCCAGGCCGCGACGATCGTCGGTGTCTTCAATGCGACCGGCCACGTCAACCTCCGCCGCACGTACTTCGACGCCGGCCAGGTGGCCACGATCCGACACAAGATCTGGCCACGGATCATGTTGACCGCCAACGCCAAGTTCGGCGGCTCGGCGTTCGGCGACCCGGATCCGTCGCTGATCAACGGCCAGTCGGTCCAGGTGCCCGACGTCGCAGGCAAGACGATCGAAGAGGCGCAGAAGCTGCTCGAGGATGCCGGCTTCGGCTTCGCGAACGGCGGCGCCGGTGACTCCGCGCTGCCGGCAGGCCAGGCCGCGAGCACGAACCCCTCGGGTACGGTGCCGAAGGGCTCCATCGTGACCGTCTACACCAGCAACGGCCTCCTGGCGACCGTCCCCGACGTGAGCGGCGCCGCGAGTTACGACGAGGCCAAGGCGGCTCTCCAGAGCGCCGGGTTCGCGAATGTGGGCCAGAAGTGTGCGGTCGATCCGGCAGCCACGACCCCGAAGGTGACGGGGGTCGATCCCCCGGCGGGGACGGCGGCGCGCAAGGACGGCAAGGTCACCGTGACGGTCTCCAAGACCAGCTGTTAG
- a CDS encoding metallophosphoesterase, whose product MAAPMSTGGRLGTAAAVVAGLGALTFGYASLVERNAFTLRRVTAPVLPPDAEPITVLHLSDLHMAPWQRRKQAWLRELAELRPDVVINTGDNLGHEHGIDGIRAALSVFAGVPGAFVHGSNDYYGPSAKNPFKYFTQTSSKHVSPTTLDTGALERFFMEDLGWLDLNNAVGEITVRGTRLDLFGVDDPHKHFDRLDTLTALIDERLDAETLSTDDPALAHTVTVGVMHAPYRRVLDAFVTQGAQFIFAGHTHGGQVCVPGYGALVTNCDIPRKQVKGLSVWRHALRSAYLNVSAGLGTSIYAPVRFACRPEASLVTLLPRRTAV is encoded by the coding sequence ATGGCGGCACCCATGAGCACCGGCGGCAGACTCGGCACCGCGGCGGCCGTCGTGGCCGGCCTCGGCGCCCTCACCTTCGGGTACGCGTCCCTCGTCGAACGCAACGCCTTCACGCTCCGCCGGGTGACCGCTCCGGTCCTGCCACCGGACGCCGAGCCGATCACCGTGCTCCACCTCTCCGACCTCCACATGGCTCCGTGGCAGCGTCGCAAGCAGGCCTGGTTGCGCGAGCTCGCCGAGCTCCGCCCGGACGTCGTCATCAACACCGGCGACAACCTCGGCCACGAGCACGGCATCGACGGCATCCGTGCCGCGCTGTCCGTGTTCGCCGGCGTCCCCGGCGCGTTCGTGCACGGCTCGAACGACTACTACGGTCCGAGCGCGAAGAACCCGTTCAAGTACTTCACGCAGACCTCCTCCAAGCACGTCTCCCCGACGACGCTCGACACCGGCGCGCTCGAGCGGTTCTTCATGGAGGACCTGGGCTGGCTGGACCTCAACAACGCGGTCGGCGAGATCACCGTCCGCGGGACACGACTCGACCTCTTCGGCGTCGACGACCCGCACAAGCACTTCGACCGCCTGGACACGTTGACGGCCCTCATCGACGAGCGGCTCGACGCGGAGACCCTCTCGACCGACGACCCCGCCCTGGCGCACACCGTGACGGTCGGCGTGATGCACGCCCCGTACCGCCGCGTGCTCGACGCGTTCGTGACGCAGGGGGCCCAGTTCATCTTCGCCGGACACACCCACGGCGGGCAGGTCTGCGTGCCCGGCTACGGCGCGCTGGTGACCAACTGCGACATCCCCCGCAAGCAGGTGAAGGGGCTCAGCGTGTGGCGTCACGCGCTCCGCTCCGCGTACCTCAACGTGTCGGCGGGCCTCGGGACGTCCATCTACGCGCCGGTCCGCTTCGCGTGCCGCCCGGAGGCGTCGCTCGTGACGCTGCTCCCCCGCCGTACCGCGGTCTGA